The genomic region GAAAAATACATGCTAGGTGTGTTTCGACCCGTTTGACCTACTACCTTTTTAAAGCAACTTTTAATTTAACCTGATTGACCTAATCTCAAAGGTGCTTTATATGGTTATCTTTTGGCCAAATCTCAAAGGCGGTTGATGTTAGCATATACGGTATGGTATTCAGTAGTGAGATAAATAATGTATAATAACCTGTCTGAAGTAGCAGCGAATGATGAGGTAGTTTTGGAAGCAACGACATAATCTGTTTCAGTAAAACGAGATAATCAAGACTTGTATAAAAAGAATCTAGTCAAAGAATTAATGGTTGTAGGTCAAATCTATACCTGGGGCATAACTTCAGTTTCGGTAAGGGAAACAAGATCTGATATGGCCCTGATGCAATACAGTTGGGCCTCTGACAGTCGCCAATCCATCATATCACCGTTTTGGGGTCCGCTTAAAGCCTGAAAATCATGTTATTATACGATAAGAATAAATATAACCCAACCTGAGAACATAAAAAATTACAGGCGAACAATGTATTAAAAAACTATAAGCACTTTGACATAAATGAACAGTTctgaaatattatataaatatagacaAAAAGACTAACATCATGAAATAAGGTAATGGTGTACCTCAACAAGCTTCATGTAGAGGATTTTGAGTGTCATATCACCTCCTAACACTAATGCTGCATCAGTTAAGACATCCGCAACAGCTACACATAAAATAGTATATTATCAGTAGATTACAATAAGATACGAAATTGAACAGAAACTAGGAGCACGTGCACAACATCTAAACAGGTAAGAGAAATTTGTAAAGCAGCAATTacacaatgagattaaaagatgttCAGTTAGAACCATGTTATATGAAGCATAAATAAATATAACGTTAAAAACAAACGAATACCGTATCTCGTCTGTTTAAAATCCTTCTGGTCCTCTTTTGATAGTTCTGAATAATCCTGAGGATACTGAACTCTGCAACTAACCTGTAAGCAACAAACACATGACATCCAATAAAAATAATATAGATCTCCAAAGTTGTTGTAAATTAGAAAACAGTTACTTAAATTAATACTAAAGTAGTATAAATATTCCATTTTGTTGATTGTATATAGTTAAGTTAAGTTGGGACATGTTAGAAATTCATATATAAGTCAAAACCTAGTTGTAAGGAtcgatagcccaaacacaatgtcctgtaatataagcccaagagtccatccttattctaaaaccaattggtgatagaatgactttcccttagacttatatacatacatttgttttgtcccatgaccaatgtgggactttggtttgcacccttacaaacctCTCCTCAAACCCAAGTCCATCTGGGGCTCCCCTCCAACGATAGTCCAGATCCAACCATTACCGCCGCCGACTCGGAACTCTCAACCTGGTGGGAGGTcagggagatttcgatacaaggcttccAGGATCAAGCAAGAACCATGTTTTCAGAGAAGTGGCGGTCCGAACCTCGAACAGGGTCCCCTTGAACGATAGCTGGGTCCACTCATTTTTGTACTTAACCGAGGGTGTGCCACGTCGCTACGTGCGATCGGGGTGCGCCCATTGCGTTGTtcaccacatcggggctatagcctagctctgataccagttgtaaggatcgatagcccaaacacaatgtcctgtaatataagcccaagagtccatccttattctaaaaccaattggtgatagaatgactttcccttagacttatatacatacatttgttttgtcccatgaacgatgtgggactttggtttgcaccattACACTAGTAACGTCATGAATAAGAGTACAAAACTCGTGGTTGTAAAAGTCCCCCGACTAGGTCGACTAGTTGGGATTTTGAAGGACTAGTCTCCCACTTAACCGATTTATTTGGTCAAAGTTGCCAAAAGTCGAATTTAGTAGGTCAAAATCGAATGCATTAGTTCAAAGACGCTCGGTCAAAGTAAATCAAATAAAGTCAAAATTGATCAACGTCCGACTTGACTCCGTCTTGGCAAATTACTGACCTTGACAAGACTACTTAAGTTACTCACCAGGGATACAAGTGATTCGTATGATGAACGAAAAACCTGCAACCTTCTATTTCTCTCTGCTTCAATTAAAGATTCATTACCAAGTGATACATATGAttctctgcaaaaaaaaaaaaaaaaatgtagttACACCAAAAATTTCGTGTTATATAAACAATAAAATGAGAAGTTGAAAAGGAATCACCTTTCGATTAAGCAGATCTCAAGATTGTGCCAGAAATTAAATGTCATGGAAGCAATATCATATTCAGGATGGGCAGCAACTTCCAATAGCGCATGAACAATCAACATGGATTCATCAGAGCCTGTAAACATAGTATTCATGTCAACTgaaaaattaattaaaatgattaaaatagTTTCAGCATTTTCCACAATAATTGGACAAGTATCATACCAGTTGCAATTAATTCAACATAAGAATCACCCATATCAGCAAATAATCGAGCAATGGCCTTAACATCCTCTTCATCCTAAACAAATTATCCAAAAATAAAAATCACTTCTTCAAGATAAATCCCATCAAAGTTAGACAAAAATTTCCTCTTAAATACCTTCGATAAATCTTTAAGTTGTGGCTTCAAATTCATAACTTGTGGCACTATAACTTGAATTAAAGGCATATGAACAGAAAAACCGTCCATGTTTCTTGCAGATGTGTAATGTATCAATTCAGATATGACTGTAAATAGGCAAAATTATACACTACTACATTAgaaacaaatatatatacacacatgcaCACACATTAATAATGACCAATTCCttcaaaaacatatatatatttttctatattACCATTCACAGCTGCCTCTGAAAGCACATAAGAAGTTAAGCTAGAGAGAGCTGTTAGAACTAACGGGTGACTAGCAAGAGCAGATGCAGGGATCCTGTTATGAACAATATCAAACAAGTTCTCTAGTTATCAGCAAGCTGAACGTTATCATCACGTTAATTTACGTAAAAAGAACGGGAATGAACCTATGTCGTAGGCGAAGCCAAGATGCAAAAGCCTCTAAAGCCTGATCATTAATTTATGTCAAAAAGAACACCGAACAAACTTAGTGAAAAAATAGATGATATGTACAATTACATTAAATGGAAACCAACAAAAAGACAAAGAAATTGGAAATATATGATTGGTACAGCATACACCTAATTATCGAGAAATAATGAAGTCTTTATGAATATTAACACTTTATTTACTTTCTGCATCAGAAAACATATACGCCAAGTCATTAAAAATCTCACCTGTTCTTTTAGTTCTGGAATATTTAAACATGCAGTTAAAATGCCAAGAGCAACTTCCATTGTAGAAGCAAGTTCATCTTCAAATTTCCGGCGTCTATCAGGGCGAGCGGCTATCTTGTAATTGAAGAGTTCCTGATTTGAAACGTATAATATATACACATTAACAGCTCCACAACAAAAACTTGATAATGGCATTTATGACATCGAACCAAAACTATATGTAGATTAGAATCAGCTTTAGCTCATATATCCAGGCACATAAAACAAAAGATGTTCAGGATTAACCCAACCATTCGAACACGTAAAACATCTTTACACATCTTGACCCGTTACCCAGCCTGACCATTTTCATACCTCTGCTTCTATAATTACAGGAATTTTTCGTATGGGTATGTACAGAAGCAAGGTTGCAAAAATTGCTACTCGGGGAATACTCGGTCAcgactttttagggagtactcggcaaCTCGAGGAGTAGTCGGatgttgaccaaggttgacttcaaccgattttccgagtaatcccaAGTTTTCCCCGAGTTTTGGCTGAGTTTTGACCGCATTTTCGAGTAATCCCACGTTCTGGCcaattttgaccaagtttgaccgagtTTTGTACCTCGGGTAAGACTCTAAGTAGCTCCAAGAAACTCGGAACAATATCAGGATGTGCGTTCATCTCATCTCTAAGCCATTTCATAATGCCGCCATCTCCCCAATCTTCAGCAGGGACTTGAACAGCCAATGCAGCAACAGCAAGACTTATCTGAACACCACGAAAGCGTATTGTTAAAAATCaataataattaaaagaaaaaaatgaaTTTGCATGTCGCAAACAATATGTGTGGGTGTGTTTATATTAGAATGTGTAGTAAGTACCTGGGTTCTAACTTTAGGTGGGCCCTTGTGAAATGTTTTCAATAGTTTCTGCAGTTAAAACTCTAGCTGTTAAACCTCATGTTCTATTAAATTAACGGTAGAACTATTTACTCACGTTTAATGAATCACGTAGTGGACGAAATGCTTCAGAAGGTAATTCTTCAAAATCTCGTTGCACCTAGTAACAAAAAAAAAAGAGAAGCCACAGGCGTATTTTAATGTAAATGAACAGCTACCATAAAAGTTTGAAGCATATGACAACACTTTTAAACATTTTaagaaaacatattaacatttaaaAATAGAACAGAATTATAACTTCTTTGATTGCAAGGTAAGTTAAGATGAATGAAATTACCTTACTTCTGAGTGTTTGTGAACAAAAAATCTGAGTCTCTACGTTGCTACTAGCATCATGAAGCAAATTATCAGACACCTACAAGAAATTAAGAAAATGGTAACTTATTATGCAGTGGTAATAAAGACATTGGAGTCACATACGACCACCTTTGACAAAAACCTTATCATTCACACAAAACAAGAAAAAGTTAGCTAGCTCTAATGTACAATATAACTGATTACACTAGGCACTCGCCACAAATCATTTATAGTTATGCAAGCCAACAAATACTGGTCCATGACATACGGCATACGCCACAAAGTAATTTTAATAGAAAACCTAGATTCGGATAATAAACATAATATCTGAAATAGACTCCATACGCAAGCATCATTGCACTCTAAACTGCAATAAAGCTTAGTTAAATGAAATGGTTCTGCTATATATCTTTCTCCGCATATCAAGTTTCACATGGTTAAAACATATATAAACTGGCCAAACATCTAAAAGATGAGCCCAAATACTACATATGAAAGTTTCATAAGTAGTATTTGGGCTCACCTATTAGGCGTTTGACCAGTTTATATCTGTATGTGAAACTTGATATttcaaagaaagaaagaaagaaaaaaagagacATGATGACAGTGGGCATAAAAATTGTGCCTTTTGATGTTATCTTTAAGAAAACGGCAATAACCAAGCTACACAAATTCATGTCCTACAAAGCCAAGTTTTTTCATTATTTTAGCACCATTAACTCCCTGTGTAGGTGATAGCAGCAAGATTCAAATGTGAGCATCTAACAAATCAAACGTGCAGTTACGCACCAAGTAAAGTCAAAAATCCAAAATACGTTAAGAGTTTTTACAAGCACCAAATACGTATATGAATAAGAAGAGAATGATGTCACTAAAAGTATATTCATCTGCATCATGACATTGTACCTCATTATTCGACCGCAGAAGATAGTTCAGAATAAATACTTCAAGCTAGGTTACATAGTGTGTGTAGACTGTAGACTGCTCCGCCATTTCTAACACCTATATTCActatttattataacaataattCCCTAAGGCACTATAAACCTAAATCAAAACCATATTAGGAACTTTAAACCTAACAGCAACATAAACCTAGCTAATTAATCACAGTAACTCCCTCAATCAAtaaccaaaacctaatttaacaatTCAACTCAATTCACTACCAATTGTAGTCTAGTAAcgtcaaattaaaaaaaaaaaaaacaaatgtacAGATTGACCTATAATCAGTTGAATTGACCAATCAGTAGCTTAAAATATACACACCTGCCAAGCATCGAGTGTTCGTTGAAACTTCTGAAGCCATTGATCGGCTTGAGTACGAACGGCGTCGTCTGGATGATGATATAGTGCGTTCAATGCTTCTTTCACAATATCCTCGAGCGAAGCCATAAATCGGCAAATCGAGGAATATTCAAATCTTCAacagataataatagtaattatataggGTTTTGAACTTTTGATTTGATTTGTGTGTACATATAAAATAGTACTCCGTAATAATTAGGAGATacgtgtatatgtgtgtatataattatagtagtaattatatatataatgtaagtatatatgtatatatgtatataagtttgTATGATTTTGTGATGATGTTTTTGGCGCTCGTGTGTGTAAAGAGAGGTTTCAAGAGATGATGTTGAAATTTTGTGTTGGGAAGAAATATGGTGAGAGTGATTATCAGCCGTCTGATAGATCTGATGATTTCTGTATAATAACTCTTGTGTTGTGTTTTGCTTCTTTGAATTCGTATTCGATTTTTGACTATTGGTCAACTGTTAAATTCATTTTTTCTTACGGGTCGGGTTTAAAATTTGATTAGAAAAGAAACAATAGAAAGAAAAATTAACAATTTATACGTTATATTCTCTAACCTATGACTATGATGATTTTAATAGTTTTATCTTTTAATTTATCTATTACAGTATCTgttatatatctattattattattattattcttattataaaatcataaatgataaataaaattttaatgaTCATTATTAATCGTATGTTTCGGATAAGTATAATTGGAAGGATATTCAAGGGACATATATGATTTTTCACTATCCCGAGCATGGAACTCATTACGCACGCATGTTCTTATAGTTCCATGGTATTCGGTATTCGGTGGTGTGTTTTTCTTAATGTGTTCCTCGACGCGCGTTTTTATTATGGCTTGTGTTGGGAGTGAGATCGAAGACGCAAGATAGGCGGCTTGTGTTGGGAGTGAGATCGAAGACGCAAGATAGGCTCAAACATTGGGAAACACGTGATAATTCTATTCACTTTGTTTGTTTTGTAAGGGGTGTTCAGATTCACATTATCGCCTCTTTTGTGAATGCAGATTTGTTGCGGATGTGTGGAGTAAGGTGCAATGTATGATGCTGCTGGATCTTGAAACTAAATTGTAGCGTATTATCGTGGATTAGCTTACTCATGTGGCTCCCAGGAAGCTGACGCATGTTATTgttgtgaagttaaggtttaccGCTACTTTTTTATGTTATTTGGCAAGAGTGAGTAACACATCTTCAAGCGTACATCATGTACCGAACAGCGGGTCTTTGAGGCCACTGTTTCTAATACTTGGTTGAAGCTCCTCATTATTCGATTTAAGCGATCTACAAACGCGTCCCACATTCAATCGATATGGAATTTATATGAGGTGTAATGTGCTTAGCTACGCGGCATAGGTATAGTTGTTTGGTTGTGGCTCTTTGTTGGCATTGGGTCTTGTTCTGGGTTGCAGTTTCTGCTGTAGTTACCATACTTAacttgtattatttctttaataataatattcatcatgATAACCCGTAGATTATGATCGTTCATACTTTCAATTATACATATCATATATCTTTAATGATTAAAATAAAGAAGCTACAGTGGCGGATCGTGTAAAATGGGATGAAGACTCAACTGTTAGTTTAACATCGAATTGGATAGCTCCACCTAAATGTAGAAACACCTATGATCTTCGTTTTATAACTGAGCAAATAAATCTAATCCATTCTTCTGGAAAAATTGAGGACGTGTGGAATTGGAAATACAATAACAACGGATATTTCACCACTGGTTCTTTACTATACCTACGGGAAGAGATCACCTCGCAAGCCTCTTCACATAACCTTCCAACATTGATAAATAACAAAATCCTTCAAAAACTTGGAATCTTTGTATGGCGGGCAAAGCAAAATAAAATCCCGGTAAGAATTGAACTTAACAACTGAGGCATCGACTTGCATTCTACTAGATGTCCCGTTTGCGATGAAGATTTAGAAACTACTCACCACATTCTGATCGCATATAAAAGTGCATCTAAAGTTTGGTTCAAATTATGTAAGTGGTGGCAAATAAAACAATTAAGTGACTCATCTATAAACGACCTCTTCAATGCCAAAACCACCGAACTAAAAACGTATTCTGGCCTCTCCTTATGGCAAGCTGTTATATGACAACTGGCTATATACTATGGAAAAACCGAAACGAACATGTATTTGAAAAAAGCCGTCCTAGTTGCACAAAAATAGTGGCTGACATCCAAGCATTAACCTTTGAATGGATATCATGCCATTGGAAAAAAGGCAACCTCGATTGGGTAAATTGGTTAACAAATCTGAAGATCTTTGATGCAAACCCACCAACCAAAGAAGGAATAGATTGAACCAGGCCAAAAGGAATCGATATCTTTCTGCTGTAGTCGAATTTCTTTTCAATTCTAGTTGTATGTGTGTAATTTTAAAGTTTTGATTCATATATACGCTTCCCGttgtaaattattattttaataaaatttatctgtgtgcttttaaaaaaatatatttaatgatTAATTTTGATTTACCTTTTTTCGTGTATTCTAAGTTCCTGATTTTCTTTGCGAACCTACAATCTTAGGATGATAACTCGATTTGAAAATAGCTCGGAGTCATTACGTGTGAATTTCCATGATCACGAGGatatttcaaagtgtgaatttccAAGATCACGAGgatatttcaaattttatatcattAACATCATTGTGAGTTCCTAAGTATAATATATTGTCATAATCATATTTTCATACACCTTTCACtcacaattattattattgataatataaatataaatatactattAAAAACTCCACAAAACTTAACATTTACAAGCGTTTTTAATGATTTGTTATTAAACATTAGTTAACCTTAAATCATGCAAGCTACTCAAGATATAACACTACTATATTATGTTATACATTATTATGTGATGTTAACATCAAAAACCCACGTATATACGGGTCAGGAAGCTACTCTATAAATTCATATAAAACTCTAAAATAATGATGTCATCATTTCACAAATTATTCTTTAATTATGCTTGAGCATGCCACCAACATGATGTTATCAATAATTAATTATTCTAATTGTACCTAAaaaaatcaacaattaaatataacatAAACGATAAgcatttgtaagtaactagagggggtgcatagttacttaatacgatttttaaaactttttcgatgatcaataagatttgaacaatacttgatcaccttaaacaactcaaaccaatgtgtggtgtgtttatgtttgtaatagtgcggaatgtaaagtaaagagcataaacataaggatttatagtggttcgggtggatgttaactaaccaccttaatccactccccgattcactaatcgggatttcttgcttcactaagcacctttctccaaatccggtggagatccgatttacaagccttgtacttctccttagacaacaaacctaatccttctatccctttgaaggattacctccaacttagattaacttgtcttcaacttggataagtattaatctccaatgagattaatcaactccctagttccctttaaggaagatgatagctaagctagcatatgcttctaattacaaagtacaaagactcacccttttctagtgatgataatactaagacaattctaaggattattacaacactatgcaaacttacaaagattagaatttgaaagtaagtttacaaaaccccttttataatctatgagattataaaacttctcttgctaatcacaaatatgtatgaatgttatgtttttgtgattctctgatgattttggtTTTAGCATGCAAGAGGtacaagtcttcaaagttctccaagtcttgctatttatatgaaGAGATAAAAAGTCAGCCCTGTCTGCGGCTTGACCTACGGTCGACTGTGGGTTGACCGCACGCGGTTCAGTCTAAAAtatatatccgttgtatagccgtttgaatcagttttggacatcactccttggacactttacttcatttaacacctgcaaaaagatacccaacatcctatacaagtactatatgcattaaatgtccatttaccttggatgtattgtcttgatagtgacttatcatgctcaaagtggaaagtctaacattcttggatacaagttatgataatcatttgaggcaatctcagttttgtcataatcctttatttgtaattaacacatttgctaaatctctattagttggtcaacatgtcattgatggcacaaacccactttaatcacaaagcatgctagtattcaaatttgaacttgtttgtaattaattaagtgcggtaatgatgtcttgacaaattaagcaagtAATAACAATTAAACATGTTGCAAGACATaaagttaatcaagtttaaacttattcataaacttaattttagacttaagcaaacctacGTGTGTTAATGTTTTATTGTCTTTCAAGTTTATGACATTTTAAATATTATTCAAGAAACACAAACATATAGTGAAGTAGTCTAAATACTAGTTGGTGAAacccaacttgtaacacatagcaagacatggttcatacatacatatattaaataactacatatcatttagcacttaacacatagtcaaataatacacatgtactaatagtaagtagtcaagtaatatacaTGTAATGACTAGTAAGAAATCACTAAGTAATCTTAGAATTAAGCACATAGTGATAACATAGCCTTAAACTAAGACTATGtaggttttacttgcaaagtggcatttgcaagattaatgtataagcatacattaatgtccaacacatgtacaaggaaagagcaactcttgATTGGGACTTGGTGATCATactaagtatgtctagatacattttagatgtacatgttttcttaTAATACTTATGTGTTATACTTAATCAAGGCTTAatcatcattaaggtgtcattaggtgtgattaaccaagattagtgttctagtgaccaaaacttctttgggaatgaaggaggcaaccatcctaagcatgtttgaacaggtttcatgaattatagatgctcggaagtggtcaaacattttttgaTCAAAATTCGGACAGTAGGTatctgcggtcgatccacggtcagctgtggagtcgaccgtgcaactCAGATTTTGTAAATCTGGGTGCAAGTCTCCACGGTCTGACCCGCGGTCGACCGTGGTTTAGCCGTGTACTTCATTTTCCATTTTAAGCTTtctttggttttggtcttttgctagagcaagtgtggattagtgaacttgtttatttatgtcaagatgtctaccatcacctttaccaatgtgcatatgtcatcatcaaaacacttattgttattggTTAAGATTAGTATAATCATTAAGCGTAATCCCATGTTAACCCACATTCcccccaacattctccccctttttgatgatgacaaacacatgagtgatggtggacatttatctataaatacatacaagtgttaacatcacttatccaACTTTCTCCTCCTTTTGTCGAagaaaaaaggttagctccccctggaactaagctcgccctaagacaaatgctcccccttgaatcgtACATGGTGGAAAAATAACAACCACAACACATAAAAGCACACAAATATTTATTTATCCCTAAAGAAAAGTGCACACACAAACACCAAACATGGTGGGCACACAAATAAAGAAGCAAACATAGAGAGTAAATGCTCTTCTTAAAGACAACATGCAAAGTATCTCATATGAGAAAGCAAGAGATCATGACTATGGCACATGACATGTGCTTCATTTGCATGATTTCAGGTTGTCGAGGACATCACTTTGTGTGAGTTGCTAGGGGTACCACACGAAGAAGAGTAGTTGACAAGTAGATCAAGATACTTGAAGATACGTGTGAGACGTGCCACATAGGGAAGTGGTTGTGAAGGATCATTCTTTAGATCATTCATTCGGGAAGCCATTAGGAAGGCAATGTTGACCGGTACTGACTACTTTAGGCACCACATAAGTCGTAGTTCAGTCACAGATAGATGGTCATCATCATCTTTGCGAAAGAAGATGTTGTGACGAATGATTATCTTCCATGTCTCATATTCAATCCGAACATCACTGTCTAGAAGGCCCTCTTGACACAGTGTACTCAGTTTGAGATTCAAATTGAGAAAGAGAGAAGTGAATGCCTTTCGTGGAATGAAACGAGGTAGGATTTGTATACGATTTTGGGTGGTATAGAACTCAACTCCTCTAGATGGCACTTTGAGGATTTTCCCAAATTGTTTGAGTGTCAAAAGATATTATTGATCAAACATTTTGAATTTCAATATGCGATTAGAAGAAAATTCAAAgtttgagtagaattctttgatGAGAGTGGGAACTACATGAGTCTCAGGCATGAGGAATGACTCTCATCCTACTTTAACAAATTCCTTTTGAGTAGTAGAATAGTCATAGAAGAATACTTCACATTCTTCTTATATGAGTCTTAAGTCATTACAAGATGTTTTCTTCATGTCATTTGAGGTTTTATTGATGACTCTAGAGactttcaaatttgagtgatgctTAGAGTTAGAGAATATGAAAGGTTTAGAGGAACTCATTGCTTTGGGTGCATGAAGATCTTTGATGACCTTTCTTTAAAAGAAGTGGAGAAGTAAATGACATTTCACAATTTTAGAAGATTGATTCATTCAAGAGTTTCCAATCacaattaattataattgtatttggTCATTGTGTGCAGAGGAATAACATTAATTGGAAGTTGTTCCACATTTATTGAAAATACCAAGAGAAATGTCAGAGACACTGCGGTTGatatcacggtcgaccgtggtttg from Rutidosis leptorrhynchoides isolate AG116_Rl617_1_P2 chromosome 9, CSIRO_AGI_Rlap_v1, whole genome shotgun sequence harbors:
- the LOC139866085 gene encoding transportin MOS14-like isoform X2; amino-acid sequence: MASLEDIVKEALNALYHHPDDAVRTQADQWLQKFQRTLDAWQVSDNLLHDASSNVETQIFCSQTLRSKVQRDFEELPSEAFRPLRDSLNKLLKTFHKGPPKVRTQISLAVAALAVQVPAEDWGDGGIMKWLRDEMNAHPDIVPSFLELLRVLPEELFNYKIAARPDRRRKFEDELASTMEVALGILTACLNIPELKEQALEAFASWLRLRHRIPASALASHPLVLTALSSLTSYVLSEAAVNVISELIHYTSARNMDGFSVHMPLIQVIVPQVMNLKPQLKDLSKDEEDVKAIARLFADMGDSYVELIATGSDESMLIVHALLEVAAHPEYDIASMTFNFWHNLEICLIERESYVSLGNESLIEAERNRRLQVFRSSYESLVSLVSCRVQYPQDYSELSKEDQKDFKQTRYAVADVLTDAALVLGGDMTLKILYMKLVEALSGPQNGDMMDWRLSEAQLYCIRAISDLVSLTETEVMPQIMSLLPKLPHHSLLLQTVCLTIGAYSKWLDAAPNGPSFLPSVIDILVSGMSMSEDSAAAAALAFRHICDDCGKMLRGSLDGLFQIYQRAMTRDGSFKVAAQDSLHLVEALSIVITDLPADHAKTALEALCIPAVAPLQEVINQGPLVLGQKSAREITVHIDRLANIFRYVNNPEAVADAIQRLWPIFKAIFDIRAWDMRTMESLCRACKHAVRTSKRFMGVTIGAMLEEIQGLYKQHHQPCFLYLSSEVIKIFGSDPSCADYLKVLIESLFSNTACLLTKLQDFTSRSDIADDCFLLASRCIRYCPHLLFPSPVFPSLVECSMIGITVQHREASNSILSFLSDIFDLGNSSQGQQLISARDSVIVPRGASITRILVAASTGALPSSRLETIVTGGICHAGAITSVWGESTRVG
- the LOC139866085 gene encoding transportin MOS14-like isoform X1, producing MASLEDIVKEALNALYHHPDDAVRTQADQWLQKFQRTLDAWQVSDNLLHDASSNVETQIFCSQTLRSKVQRDFEELPSEAFRPLRDSLNKLLKTFHKGPPKVRTQISLAVAALAVQVPAEDWGDGGIMKWLRDEMNAHPDIVPSFLELLRVLPEELFNYKIAARPDRRRKFEDELASTMEVALGILTACLNIPELKEQALEAFASWLRLRHRIPASALASHPLVLTALSSLTSYVLSEAAVNVISELIHYTSARNMDGFSVHMPLIQVIVPQVMNLKPQLKDLSKDEEDVKAIARLFADMGDSYVELIATGSDESMLIVHALLEVAAHPEYDIASMTFNFWHNLEICLIERESYVSLGNESLIEAERNRRLQVFRSSYESLVSLVSCRVQYPQDYSELSKEDQKDFKQTRYAVADVLTDAALVLGGDMTLKILYMKLVEALSGPQNGDMMDWRLSEAQLYCIRAISDLVSLTETEVMPQIMSLLPKLPHHSLLLQTVCLTIGAYSKWLDAAPNGPSFLPSVIDILVSGMSMSEDSAAAAALAFRHICDDCGKMLRGSLDGLFQIYQRAMTRDGSFKVAAQDSLHLVEALSIVITDLPADHAKTALEALCIPAVAPLQEVINQGPLVLGQKSAREITVHIDRLANIFRYVNNPEAVADAIQRLWPIFKAIFDIRAWDMRTMESLCRACKHAVRTSKRFMGVTIGAMLEEIQGLYKQHHQPCFLYLSSEVIKIFGSDPSCADYLKVLIESLFSNTACLLTKLQDFTSRSDIADDCFLLASRCIRYCPHLLFPSPVFPSLVECSMIGITVQHREASNSILSFLSDIFDLGNSSQGQQLISARDSVIVPRGASITRILVAASTGALPSSRLETVAYAMLALSRAYGAKALEWAKESVSLIPVSAATDMEKSRFLQALSDAASGVDIKGLTIPIEELSEVCRRNRTVQEIVQEALRPLELNMVHLS